The Aquisalimonas asiatica nucleotide sequence CTGGAGCGCAACGGGTTCACGGTGGTGGACTGGAGCGAGGAGGCCCCGCGGCGTCTCAAGGTCCAGATCATCGACGCGAAGCACACTGTCTCGGCGGCGGTTCCCCGTGACGTGGAAACACGGGTGGAGCTGCGCTCCGAAGCCCATCGTGACGGCAGCCGTATCACCGGCCGTACCACCGCCAGGGGCAGCGATCAGGTCACCCACAGGCCTGACGCCGATGACAATGCGCGCTACCTGGACGACGTGATCGGACGCGCGCTGGAGCGTCTGGTGACCGTCGACCTGCTGGATTTCCTGGCCGGAGACGACTGACTGCGTCAGCCGTCGGGAACCCTCGCCGGCCCGTGGCGTCAAACAGGCGCTGACCGTGTGGTCAGCCGATACCAAGGAGGCGTGCATGGGAATGCGAGTGGTGGTGATGGGGGTGCTGACTCTGGCGCTGGCGCTGTCACCCGCTGCCGGCGGTGTTGCCGACGAGCCGGAGGCGTCCGGTGTCTCCGGGATTCCGGAGTTCAGCGCCGACTACGAGCTCCGGCGCAACAACACCCGGGCGGCGCGCCTGACGCGCACCCTGAGCTGCGATGGGGCCGCCTGCGAGTTCCGCTCCGAGGGCCGCACCGTCGGTATTGCGGATCTGCTGCTGCGCGGCCGGATCGATGAGTTCACACGCTTCCGTCTGGACGGCAGTGGCGGGCTGCAGCCGCGCGACTACTCCTACCGTCAGCGCGCCCGTGGCGACAACGACGAGTACGTGCGGCTGTTCTTCAACCCCGTGTCCGGCCGCGTGACCAGCCGTGGCGATGAGGAATGGGAATCCCGCATCGACGGCGAGGTCATGGACGAGCTGCTGTCCCAGCTTCGCCTGATGCTCGCGGTGCGGGCCGGGGACACGGAGATGGAGTTCAGCGTGGTGGAGGGTGACGGCGAAGAGGACGTCTATCGTTTCGAGGTGGTCGGGGAGGAAACGCTGGAGATCGACGCCGGCACCTTCGAGACCGTCAAGGTCCAGCGGGTGGGCGGCTCCGAGCGGCGGACCACGG carries:
- a CDS encoding DUF3108 domain-containing protein, whose product is MGMRVVVMGVLTLALALSPAAGGVADEPEASGVSGIPEFSADYELRRNNTRAARLTRTLSCDGAACEFRSEGRTVGIADLLLRGRIDEFTRFRLDGSGGLQPRDYSYRQRARGDNDEYVRLFFNPVSGRVTSRGDEEWESRIDGEVMDELLSQLRLMLAVRAGDTEMEFSVVEGDGEEDVYRFEVVGEETLEIDAGTFETVKVQRVGGSERRTTEMWFAPELEYIPLVVKQKRRGGDSYTATLTEIREQPRIHRPDQ
- a CDS encoding YajG family lipoprotein translates to MKKKLLFIGTIAAALILGGCAQTGQQLRLGPEADVPESSIGDGHEVAVRVEDQRDDKLLGYLENRDREPGELTSSVELRHVVTDALEKALERNGFTVVDWSEEAPRRLKVQIIDAKHTVSAAVPRDVETRVELRSEAHRDGSRITGRTTARGSDQVTHRPDADDNARYLDDVIGRALERLVTVDLLDFLAGDD